In the genome of Mauremys mutica isolate MM-2020 ecotype Southern chromosome 8, ASM2049712v1, whole genome shotgun sequence, one region contains:
- the DDX46 gene encoding probable ATP-dependent RNA helicase DDX46 isoform X1, protein MGRESRHYRKRSTSRGRSGSRSRSRSPADKRTKRGEDRRSRSRDRERRRERSRSRDKRRSRSRDRKRLRRSRSRERERSRERRRSRSRERKRSRSRSRRSRSTSPGKNKKTENRSRSKEKTEGVEVSKEKKKEKEDKEEEKDKDVSNFDQNKLEEEMRKRKERVEKWREEQRKKAMENIGELKKEIEEMKQGKKWSLEDDDDDEEETAEGEKEAEEIEDEELDPLDAYMEEVKEEVKKFNMRSVKGGGGSEKKSGPTVTKVVTVVTTKKAAAESEKKKGELMENDQDAMEYSSEEEEVDLQTALTGYQTKQRKLLEPVDHGKIEYEPFRKNFYVEVPELAKMTLDEVNVYRLEMEGIVVKGKGCPKPIKTWVQCGISMKILSSLKKHGYEKPTPIQTQAIPAIMSGRDLIGIAKTGSGKTIAFLLPMFRHIMDQRSLEEGEGPIAVIMTPTRELALQITKECKKFSKTLGFRVVCVYGGTGISEQIAELKRGAEIIVCTPGRMIDMLAANNGRVTNLRRVTYVVLDEADRMFDMGFEPQVMRIVDNIRPDRQTVMFSATFPRAMEALARRILNKPIEVQVGGRSVVCSDVEQEVIVIEEENKFLKLLELLGHYQEKGSVIIFVDKQEHADGLLKDLMRASYPCMSLHGGIDQYDRDSIINDFKNGVCKLLVATSVAARGLDVKQLMLVVNYSCPNHYEDYVHRAGRTGRAGNKGFAFTFITEDQARYAGDIIKALELSGKPIPAELEKLWSDFKDQQKAEGKTIKKSSGFSGKGFKFDETEHALANERKKLQKAALGLQDSDDEDTALDIDEQIESMFNSKKRVKDMAAPGTSNVPTPTAGNAEKLEIAKRLALRINAQKNLGAEAQVLVPFHFKDVMQQATNAILRGGTIQAPTVSAKTIAEQLAEKINAKLNYVPIEKQEEEKQEGGQSESFKRYEEELEINDFPQTARWKVTSKEALQRISEYSEAAITIRGTYFPPGKEPKEGERKIYLAIESANELAVQKAKAEITRLIKEELIRLQNSYQPTNKGRYKVL, encoded by the exons ATGGGCCGAGAGTCCAG ACATTATCGGAAGCGCTCCACATCACGTGGACGTTCCGGTAGCCGCTCTAGAAGTCGATCTCCAGCTGACAAAAGAACAAAACGTGGAGAAGACAGACGTTCTAGAAGTAGAGATCGAGAACGCAGGCGTGAGAGGTCACGCAGCAGGGACAAGAGGAGATCTCGGTCACGGGACAGGAAGCGCCTGAG ACGTTCAAGAAGCAGAGAGAGGGAAcggagcagagagagaagaagaTCACGCAGTCGAGAGAGGAAACGGTCCAGAAGCAGAAGTAGACGGTCCCGGTCCACCAGTCCTGGCAAGAACAAGAAAACAGAAAACAG ATCAAGATCTAAAGAAAAGACAGAAGGTGTGGAAgtttccaaagaaaagaaaaaagagaaagaagacaaagaagaagaaaaggataAAGATGTTAGT AACTTTGATCAGAACAAACTAGAGGAGGAAATGAGAAAACGAAAAGAGAGAGTGGAGAAATGGAGGGAAGAACAGCGCAAGAAGGCTATGGAAAACATAGgagaactgaaaaaagaaattgaaGAGATGAAACAAGGGAAAAAATGGAGCTTAGAAGATGATGATG ATGACGAGGAGGAGACTGCAGAAGGGGAAAAAGAAGCAGAAGAGATTGAAGATGAAGAATTAGATCCACTGGATGCTTATATGGAAGAAGTTAAAGAAGAGGTCAAGAAGTTTAATATGAGAAGTGTGAAAGGTGGAGGTGGGAGTGAAAAG AAGTCTGGACCGACTGTTACCAAAGTAGTGACTGTGGTGACAACCAAAAAGGCAGCTGCGGAATCAGAAAAGAAGAAAGGGGAGCTCATGGAGAATGACCAAGATGCAATGGAG TATTCGTCAGAAGAGGAGGAAGTTGATCTTCAGACTGCCCTGACAGGCTATCAGACCAAACAGAGGAAGCTGTTGGAACCAGTGGATCATGGAAAAATAGAATATGAGCCCTTCAGGAAAAACTTCTATGTTGAAGTTCCAGAGCTGGCTAAAATGACGCTAGATG aGGTAAATGTATACAGGCTGGAAATGGAGGGCATTGTAGTCAAGGGAAAAGGCTGCCCCAAGCCAATCAAAACCTGGGTACAGTGTGGTATTTCCATGAAGATTCTCAGTTCTCTTAAGAA aCATGGCTATGAAAAGCCCACTCCCATCCAAACTCAGGCTATACCAGCAATTATGAGTGGACGTGACTTGATTGGCATTGCTAAAACAGGAAGTGGAAAGACCATTGCATTTCTGTTGCCTATGTTCAGACACATCATGGATCAGAGGTCATTAGAAGAAGGAGAAGGTCCAATAG CTGTCATCATGACCCCAACTCGAGAGTTGGCTTTACAAATTACCAAGGAATGTAAGAAGTTCTCAAAGACACTTGGGTTTAGAGTTGTCTGTGTCTATGGAGGAACAGGAATCAGTGAGCAG attgcTGAACTAAAAAGAGGTGCTGAAATTATTGTTTGCACACCTGGACGTATGATTGACATGTTAGCAGCTAATAATG GTCGGGTGACAAACCTTCGCAGAGTTACATATGTTGTACTGGATGAAGCAGACAGAATGTTTGACATGGGTTTTGAACCTCAG GTCATGCGCATTGTAGATAACATCAGACCTGATCGTCAGACAGTAATGTTCTCTGCCACCTTCCCCAGAGCTATGGAGGCATTAGCTCGCCGAATTCTGAATAAGCCAATCGAGGTACAAGTTGGGGGCAGGAGTGTTGTCTGTTCTGATGTGGAACAAGAGGTG ATCGTGATAGAAGAAGAGAACAAGTTCTTGAAGTTACTTGAGCTTCTGGGACATTATCAAGAGAAAGGATCAGTCATCATATTTGTCGATAAACAGGAACATGCTGATGGGCTGCTGAAAGATTTAATGAGAGCCTCTTATCCCTGCATGTCACTTCATGGAG GTATTGATCAGTACGACAGAGACAGCATAATTAATGATTTTAAGAACGGCGTATGCAAACTTCTTGTGGCCACATCTGTAGCAGCACGAGGCTTGGATGTAAAGCAACTAATGCTGGTAGTCAATTACAGCTGTCCCAACCATTATGAAGATTATGTGCACAGAGCAGGCCGAACTGGACGAGCTGGGAACAAA GGATTTGCATTCACTTTCATTACTGAAGATCAAGCACGGTATGCTGGTGATATAATTAAGGCTTTGGAATTGTCAGGGAAACCAATTCCTGCTGAGCTAGAGAAGCTCTGGAGTGACTTCAAAGATCAACAGAAGGCT GAGGGGAAAACTATTAAAAAGAGCAGCGGATTCTCTGGCAAAGGATTCAAGTTTGATGAAACAGAACATGCTTTGGCTAATGAGCGAAAGAAACTACAAAAAGCTGCTCTTGGCTTGCAGGATTCAGATGATGAGGATACCGCTCTTGAT ATTGATGAACAAATTGAGAGCATGTTCAATTCAAAAAAGAGAGTGAAAGACATGGCAGCACCGGGAACATCTAATGTTCCTACACCAACAGCTGGTAATGCAGAAAAACTGGAAATTGCCAAAAGACTAGCTTTAAGAATTAATGCTCAGAAGAATCTTGGAGCAGAGGCACAAGTATTGGTCCCTTTTCACTTTAAG GATGTGATGCAGCAGGCTACAAATGCTATCTTGAGAGGAGGCACAATTCAGGCTCCTACTGTATCTGCCAAAACTATTGCAGAGCAACTGGCTGAAAAGATAAATGCCAAGCTTAATTATGTGCCCATAGAAAAACAAGAGGAAGAAAAACAGGAGGGAGGACAAAGTGAATCGTTTAAGAGATATGAGGAGGAATTAGAGATCAATGACTTCCCACAG ACTGCTAGGTGGAAGGTTACCTCCAAGGAAGCACTTCAGAGAATCAGTGAATATTCTGAAGCTGCCATTACAATCAGAGGAACATATTTCCCTCCAGGCAAGGAGCCCAAGGAAGGAGAACGAAAAATTTACTTGGCTATAGAGA GTGCCAATGAACTGGCTGTGCAGAAAGCAAAGGCAGAAATCACCAGGCTTATAAAAGAAGAACTTATCAGACTG CAAAATTCATACCAGCCAACCAACAAAGGAAGATACAAAGTTCTGTAA
- the DDX46 gene encoding probable ATP-dependent RNA helicase DDX46 isoform X2, giving the protein MGRESRHYRKRSTSRGRSGSRSRSRSPADKRTKRGEDRRSRSRDRERRRERSRSRDKRRSRSRDRKRLRRSRSRERERSRERRRSRSRERKRSRSRSRRSRSTSPGKNKKTENRSRSKEKTEGVEVSKEKKKEKEDKEEEKDKDVSNFDQNKLEEEMRKRKERVEKWREEQRKKAMENIGELKKEIEEMKQGKKWSLEDDDDDEEETAEGEKEAEEIEDEELDPLDAYMEEVKEEVKKFNMRSVKGGGGSEKKSGPTVTKVVTVVTTKKAAAESEKKKGELMENDQDAMEYSSEEEEVDLQTALTGYQTKQRKLLEPVDHGKIEYEPFRKNFYVEVPELAKMTLDEVNVYRLEMEGIVVKGKGCPKPIKTWVQCGISMKILSSLKKHGYEKPTPIQTQAIPAIMSGRDLIGIAKTGSGKTIAFLLPMFRHIMDQRSLEEGEGPIAVIMTPTRELALQITKECKKFSKTLGFRVVCVYGGTGISEQIAELKRGAEIIVCTPGRMIDMLAANNGRVTNLRRVTYVVLDEADRMFDMGFEPQVMRIVDNIRPDRQTVMFSATFPRAMEALARRILNKPIEVQVGGRSVVCSDVEQEVIVIEEENKFLKLLELLGHYQEKGSVIIFVDKQEHADGLLKDLMRASYPCMSLHGGIDQYDRDSIINDFKNGVCKLLVATSVAARGLDVKQLMLVVNYSCPNHYEDYVHRAGRTGRAGNKGFAFTFITEDQARYAGDIIKALELSGKPIPAELEKLWSDFKDQQKAEGKTIKKSSGFSGKGFKFDETEHALANERKKLQKAALGLQDSDDEDTALDIDEQIESMFNSKKRVKDMAAPGTSNVPTPTAGNAEKLEIAKRLALRINAQKNLGAEAQDVMQQATNAILRGGTIQAPTVSAKTIAEQLAEKINAKLNYVPIEKQEEEKQEGGQSESFKRYEEELEINDFPQTARWKVTSKEALQRISEYSEAAITIRGTYFPPGKEPKEGERKIYLAIESANELAVQKAKAEITRLIKEELIRLQNSYQPTNKGRYKVL; this is encoded by the exons ATGGGCCGAGAGTCCAG ACATTATCGGAAGCGCTCCACATCACGTGGACGTTCCGGTAGCCGCTCTAGAAGTCGATCTCCAGCTGACAAAAGAACAAAACGTGGAGAAGACAGACGTTCTAGAAGTAGAGATCGAGAACGCAGGCGTGAGAGGTCACGCAGCAGGGACAAGAGGAGATCTCGGTCACGGGACAGGAAGCGCCTGAG ACGTTCAAGAAGCAGAGAGAGGGAAcggagcagagagagaagaagaTCACGCAGTCGAGAGAGGAAACGGTCCAGAAGCAGAAGTAGACGGTCCCGGTCCACCAGTCCTGGCAAGAACAAGAAAACAGAAAACAG ATCAAGATCTAAAGAAAAGACAGAAGGTGTGGAAgtttccaaagaaaagaaaaaagagaaagaagacaaagaagaagaaaaggataAAGATGTTAGT AACTTTGATCAGAACAAACTAGAGGAGGAAATGAGAAAACGAAAAGAGAGAGTGGAGAAATGGAGGGAAGAACAGCGCAAGAAGGCTATGGAAAACATAGgagaactgaaaaaagaaattgaaGAGATGAAACAAGGGAAAAAATGGAGCTTAGAAGATGATGATG ATGACGAGGAGGAGACTGCAGAAGGGGAAAAAGAAGCAGAAGAGATTGAAGATGAAGAATTAGATCCACTGGATGCTTATATGGAAGAAGTTAAAGAAGAGGTCAAGAAGTTTAATATGAGAAGTGTGAAAGGTGGAGGTGGGAGTGAAAAG AAGTCTGGACCGACTGTTACCAAAGTAGTGACTGTGGTGACAACCAAAAAGGCAGCTGCGGAATCAGAAAAGAAGAAAGGGGAGCTCATGGAGAATGACCAAGATGCAATGGAG TATTCGTCAGAAGAGGAGGAAGTTGATCTTCAGACTGCCCTGACAGGCTATCAGACCAAACAGAGGAAGCTGTTGGAACCAGTGGATCATGGAAAAATAGAATATGAGCCCTTCAGGAAAAACTTCTATGTTGAAGTTCCAGAGCTGGCTAAAATGACGCTAGATG aGGTAAATGTATACAGGCTGGAAATGGAGGGCATTGTAGTCAAGGGAAAAGGCTGCCCCAAGCCAATCAAAACCTGGGTACAGTGTGGTATTTCCATGAAGATTCTCAGTTCTCTTAAGAA aCATGGCTATGAAAAGCCCACTCCCATCCAAACTCAGGCTATACCAGCAATTATGAGTGGACGTGACTTGATTGGCATTGCTAAAACAGGAAGTGGAAAGACCATTGCATTTCTGTTGCCTATGTTCAGACACATCATGGATCAGAGGTCATTAGAAGAAGGAGAAGGTCCAATAG CTGTCATCATGACCCCAACTCGAGAGTTGGCTTTACAAATTACCAAGGAATGTAAGAAGTTCTCAAAGACACTTGGGTTTAGAGTTGTCTGTGTCTATGGAGGAACAGGAATCAGTGAGCAG attgcTGAACTAAAAAGAGGTGCTGAAATTATTGTTTGCACACCTGGACGTATGATTGACATGTTAGCAGCTAATAATG GTCGGGTGACAAACCTTCGCAGAGTTACATATGTTGTACTGGATGAAGCAGACAGAATGTTTGACATGGGTTTTGAACCTCAG GTCATGCGCATTGTAGATAACATCAGACCTGATCGTCAGACAGTAATGTTCTCTGCCACCTTCCCCAGAGCTATGGAGGCATTAGCTCGCCGAATTCTGAATAAGCCAATCGAGGTACAAGTTGGGGGCAGGAGTGTTGTCTGTTCTGATGTGGAACAAGAGGTG ATCGTGATAGAAGAAGAGAACAAGTTCTTGAAGTTACTTGAGCTTCTGGGACATTATCAAGAGAAAGGATCAGTCATCATATTTGTCGATAAACAGGAACATGCTGATGGGCTGCTGAAAGATTTAATGAGAGCCTCTTATCCCTGCATGTCACTTCATGGAG GTATTGATCAGTACGACAGAGACAGCATAATTAATGATTTTAAGAACGGCGTATGCAAACTTCTTGTGGCCACATCTGTAGCAGCACGAGGCTTGGATGTAAAGCAACTAATGCTGGTAGTCAATTACAGCTGTCCCAACCATTATGAAGATTATGTGCACAGAGCAGGCCGAACTGGACGAGCTGGGAACAAA GGATTTGCATTCACTTTCATTACTGAAGATCAAGCACGGTATGCTGGTGATATAATTAAGGCTTTGGAATTGTCAGGGAAACCAATTCCTGCTGAGCTAGAGAAGCTCTGGAGTGACTTCAAAGATCAACAGAAGGCT GAGGGGAAAACTATTAAAAAGAGCAGCGGATTCTCTGGCAAAGGATTCAAGTTTGATGAAACAGAACATGCTTTGGCTAATGAGCGAAAGAAACTACAAAAAGCTGCTCTTGGCTTGCAGGATTCAGATGATGAGGATACCGCTCTTGAT ATTGATGAACAAATTGAGAGCATGTTCAATTCAAAAAAGAGAGTGAAAGACATGGCAGCACCGGGAACATCTAATGTTCCTACACCAACAGCTGGTAATGCAGAAAAACTGGAAATTGCCAAAAGACTAGCTTTAAGAATTAATGCTCAGAAGAATCTTGGAGCAGAGGCACAA GATGTGATGCAGCAGGCTACAAATGCTATCTTGAGAGGAGGCACAATTCAGGCTCCTACTGTATCTGCCAAAACTATTGCAGAGCAACTGGCTGAAAAGATAAATGCCAAGCTTAATTATGTGCCCATAGAAAAACAAGAGGAAGAAAAACAGGAGGGAGGACAAAGTGAATCGTTTAAGAGATATGAGGAGGAATTAGAGATCAATGACTTCCCACAG ACTGCTAGGTGGAAGGTTACCTCCAAGGAAGCACTTCAGAGAATCAGTGAATATTCTGAAGCTGCCATTACAATCAGAGGAACATATTTCCCTCCAGGCAAGGAGCCCAAGGAAGGAGAACGAAAAATTTACTTGGCTATAGAGA GTGCCAATGAACTGGCTGTGCAGAAAGCAAAGGCAGAAATCACCAGGCTTATAAAAGAAGAACTTATCAGACTG CAAAATTCATACCAGCCAACCAACAAAGGAAGATACAAAGTTCTGTAA